The Muntiacus reevesi chromosome 10, mMunRee1.1, whole genome shotgun sequence genome has a segment encoding these proteins:
- the ZNF484 gene encoding zinc finger protein 484 isoform X3, with translation MGEGLISAPFPEEPEMTKSLGSVSFKDISVDFSREEWQQLDLAQKSLYRDVMLENYFNLISVGCQVPKPEVIFNLEWGEEPFMWNDKTSSQSCLDQDIDFETSQQGISEDVSVWFEGIRLFPRDDLYSILEEFWQDDKQTRREKENQNKHLSPIIFTNKDILANKGNCDYNKDIGKKFHVNTNLVPSRKRLHNYNSFQKRLKPIVSLCNCNRNSATENFDKIIGYVNTFTHMNSHTEMNACEYNQCKKLLSKQALIQHQKHHTGEDFHLFSDCVKLSTHKTHLFAHQRIYTEEKHHECTKCEMIFTQKSQFAVPQVYTREKPYVGTESGKKFSNSNHEKTSHTEETDYKCSAHGKAFIKKLDLFRLQRIPTGGKNPYDYSECGKNVSHNSNLSIHKKAHTGKKHFECIECGKSFTRKSTLSMHQKIHTGEKPYVCTECGKAFIRKSHFITHERIHTGEKPYECNDCGKSFIKKSQLHVHQRIHTGENPFICSECGKIFTHRTNLIIHQKIHTGERPYICTECGKAFTDRSNLIKHQKIHTGEKPYKCSDCGKSFTWKSRLRIHQKCHTGERHYECNECGKAFIQKSTLSMHQRIHKGEKPYVCTECGKAFFHKSHFITHERIHTGEKPYECSDCGKSFTKKSQLHVHQQIHTGEKPYRCAECGKAFTDRSNLFTHQKIHTGEKPYKCDDCGKAFTRKSGLHIHQQSHTGERHYECSECGKAFARKSTLIMHQRIHTGEKPYICTECGKSFIQKSHLNRHRRIHTGEKPYKCSDCGKAFIKKSQLLEHHRIHTGEKPYMCTECGKAFSIRSNLIKHQKIHTKQKPYKSSDFRKDFNWKTQFSVHQKSNTEGVECPVPQSWGRDTKL, from the exons CCAGAAGTCATTTTCAACTTGGAGTGGGGAGAAGAACCATTTATGTGGAATGACAAAACCTCAAGCCAGAGCTGTCTAG atcagGATATTGATTTTGAAACATCACAACAGGGAATATCTGAAGATGTTTCAGTCTGGTTTGAGGGAATACGTCTCTTCCCAAGAGATGACCTATATTCCATTTTAGAAGAATTTTGGCAAGATGATAAACAgacaagaagagaaaaggaaaaccagaaCAAACATTTAAGTCCTATCATCTTCACCAACAAGGATATACTAGCTAATAAGGGGAACTGTGACTATAATAAAGACATTGGGAAAAAATTTCATGTAAACACAAACCttgttccttcaagaaaaagaCTCCATAACTATAACTCATTTCAAAAGAGATTGAAGCCTATTGTAAGCTTATGTAATTGTAATAGAAACAGTGCAACAGAAAATTTTGATAAGATTATTGGATATGTTAATACTTTTACTCATATGAATTCTCATACAGAAATGAATGCTTGTGAATATAATCAATGTAAGAAACTTCTGAGTAAGCAAGCTCTCATTCAGCATCAAAAACATCATACTGGGGAGGACttccatttattttctgattgtGTAAAACTCTCCACCCATAAGACACACCTTTTTGCACATCAAAGGATTTATACTGAAGAGAAACATCATGAGTGCACCAAATGTGAGATGATCTTCACTCAGAAGTCCCAATTTGCTGTGCCTCAGGTTTATACAAGAGAAAAACCCTACGTAGGCACTGAATCTGGGAAGAAATTTTCCAACTCAAACCATGAGAAAACTTCTCATACTGAGGAGACTGACTATAAATGCAGTGCACATGGAAAAGCCTTTATCAAGAAGTTAGATCTGTTCAGACTCCAGAGAATTCCTACTGGAGGAAAAAACCCCTATGATTACAGTGAATGTGGAAAAAATGTCTCTCACAATTCAAATCTCAGTATACACAAAAAAGCTCATACTGGCAAGAAGCACTTTGAATGTATTGAGTGTGGAAAATCTTTCACAAGAAAATCAACACTAAGTATGCATCAGAAAATTCACACAGGAGAAAAACCATATGTATGTactgaatgtgggaaagcctttattCGAAAGTCACATTTTATTACACAtgagagaattcatactggagagaaaccttatgaatGCAATGACTGTGGGAAGTCCTTTATAAAGAAGTCACAACTCCATGTGCATCAGCGAATTCACACAGGGGAGAATCCCTTCATATGTTCAGAATGTGGGAAGATCTTCACTCACAGGACAAATCTCATTATACACCAGAAAATTCATACTGGTGAGAGACCCTATATATGTACtgaatgtgggaaggcctttaCTGACAGGTCAAATCTCATTAAACATCAaaaaattcatactggagagaaaccctataaaTGCAGTGACTGTGGGAAATCATTCACCTGGAAGTCACGGCTCAGGATACATCAGAAATGTCACACTGGAGAGAGACATtatgaatgtaatgaatgtgggaaagcATTTATTCAGAAGTCAACACTGAGTATGCACCAGAGAATTCATAAAGGAGAAAAACCCTATGTTTGCACtgaatgtgggaaggccttcTTCCACAAGTCACATTTTATTACACAtgagagaattcatactggagagaaaccttacgaATGCAGTGACTGTGGGAAATCTTTCACAAAGAAGTCACAACTTCATGTACATCAGCAaattcacacaggagagaaaccctaCAGATGTGCTGAATGTGGAAAGGCTTTCACGGACAGATCAAATCTCTTTACACACCAGAAAATTCATACTGGCGAGAAACCCTATAAATGTGATGACTGTGGAAAAGCCTTCACTCGAAAGTCAGGCCTCCATATACATCAGCAGTCTCATACTGGAGAAAGACATTATGAGTGtagtgaatgtgggaaagcctttgcACGAAAATCAACACTCATTatgcatcagagaattcacacggGAGAAAAACCTTATATTTGTACTGAATGTGGGAAGTCATTCATCCAGAAGTCACATTTAAATCGACAtaggagaattcatactggagagaaaccctataaaTGCAGTGATTGTGGGAAGGCCTTTATTAAGAAGTCACAACTCCTTGAACATCACCGaattcacacaggagagaaaccttatatGTGTACTGAATGTGGAAAGGCCTTCTCTATCAGATCAAATCTTATTAAACACCAGAAAATTCATACTAAACAGAAACCTTATAAATCTAGTGACTTTAGGAAAGACTTTAACTGGAAAACACAATTCAGTGTACATCAGAAATCTAATACTGAGGGAGTAGAATGCCCGGTGCCACAATCATGGGGTAGGGATACAAAGTTGTGA
- the ZNF484 gene encoding zinc finger protein 484 isoform X5: MGEGLGSVSFKDISVDFSREEWQQLDLAQKSLYRDVMLENYFNLISVGCQVPKPEVIFNLEWGEEPFMWNDKTSSQSCLDQDIDFETSQQGISEDVSVWFEGIRLFPRDDLYSILEEFWQDDKQTRREKENQNKHLSPIIFTNKDILANKGNCDYNKDIGKKFHVNTNLVPSRKRLHNYNSFQKRLKPIVSLCNCNRNSATENFDKIIGYVNTFTHMNSHTEMNACEYNQCKKLLSKQALIQHQKHHTGEDFHLFSDCVKLSTHKTHLFAHQRIYTEEKHHECTKCEMIFTQKSQFAVPQVYTREKPYVGTESGKKFSNSNHEKTSHTEETDYKCSAHGKAFIKKLDLFRLQRIPTGGKNPYDYSECGKNVSHNSNLSIHKKAHTGKKHFECIECGKSFTRKSTLSMHQKIHTGEKPYVCTECGKAFIRKSHFITHERIHTGEKPYECNDCGKSFIKKSQLHVHQRIHTGENPFICSECGKIFTHRTNLIIHQKIHTGERPYICTECGKAFTDRSNLIKHQKIHTGEKPYKCSDCGKSFTWKSRLRIHQKCHTGERHYECNECGKAFIQKSTLSMHQRIHKGEKPYVCTECGKAFFHKSHFITHERIHTGEKPYECSDCGKSFTKKSQLHVHQQIHTGEKPYRCAECGKAFTDRSNLFTHQKIHTGEKPYKCDDCGKAFTRKSGLHIHQQSHTGERHYECSECGKAFARKSTLIMHQRIHTGEKPYICTECGKSFIQKSHLNRHRRIHTGEKPYKCSDCGKAFIKKSQLLEHHRIHTGEKPYMCTECGKAFSIRSNLIKHQKIHTKQKPYKSSDFRKDFNWKTQFSVHQKSNTEGVECPVPQSWGRDTKL; this comes from the exons CCAGAAGTCATTTTCAACTTGGAGTGGGGAGAAGAACCATTTATGTGGAATGACAAAACCTCAAGCCAGAGCTGTCTAG atcagGATATTGATTTTGAAACATCACAACAGGGAATATCTGAAGATGTTTCAGTCTGGTTTGAGGGAATACGTCTCTTCCCAAGAGATGACCTATATTCCATTTTAGAAGAATTTTGGCAAGATGATAAACAgacaagaagagaaaaggaaaaccagaaCAAACATTTAAGTCCTATCATCTTCACCAACAAGGATATACTAGCTAATAAGGGGAACTGTGACTATAATAAAGACATTGGGAAAAAATTTCATGTAAACACAAACCttgttccttcaagaaaaagaCTCCATAACTATAACTCATTTCAAAAGAGATTGAAGCCTATTGTAAGCTTATGTAATTGTAATAGAAACAGTGCAACAGAAAATTTTGATAAGATTATTGGATATGTTAATACTTTTACTCATATGAATTCTCATACAGAAATGAATGCTTGTGAATATAATCAATGTAAGAAACTTCTGAGTAAGCAAGCTCTCATTCAGCATCAAAAACATCATACTGGGGAGGACttccatttattttctgattgtGTAAAACTCTCCACCCATAAGACACACCTTTTTGCACATCAAAGGATTTATACTGAAGAGAAACATCATGAGTGCACCAAATGTGAGATGATCTTCACTCAGAAGTCCCAATTTGCTGTGCCTCAGGTTTATACAAGAGAAAAACCCTACGTAGGCACTGAATCTGGGAAGAAATTTTCCAACTCAAACCATGAGAAAACTTCTCATACTGAGGAGACTGACTATAAATGCAGTGCACATGGAAAAGCCTTTATCAAGAAGTTAGATCTGTTCAGACTCCAGAGAATTCCTACTGGAGGAAAAAACCCCTATGATTACAGTGAATGTGGAAAAAATGTCTCTCACAATTCAAATCTCAGTATACACAAAAAAGCTCATACTGGCAAGAAGCACTTTGAATGTATTGAGTGTGGAAAATCTTTCACAAGAAAATCAACACTAAGTATGCATCAGAAAATTCACACAGGAGAAAAACCATATGTATGTactgaatgtgggaaagcctttattCGAAAGTCACATTTTATTACACAtgagagaattcatactggagagaaaccttatgaatGCAATGACTGTGGGAAGTCCTTTATAAAGAAGTCACAACTCCATGTGCATCAGCGAATTCACACAGGGGAGAATCCCTTCATATGTTCAGAATGTGGGAAGATCTTCACTCACAGGACAAATCTCATTATACACCAGAAAATTCATACTGGTGAGAGACCCTATATATGTACtgaatgtgggaaggcctttaCTGACAGGTCAAATCTCATTAAACATCAaaaaattcatactggagagaaaccctataaaTGCAGTGACTGTGGGAAATCATTCACCTGGAAGTCACGGCTCAGGATACATCAGAAATGTCACACTGGAGAGAGACATtatgaatgtaatgaatgtgggaaagcATTTATTCAGAAGTCAACACTGAGTATGCACCAGAGAATTCATAAAGGAGAAAAACCCTATGTTTGCACtgaatgtgggaaggccttcTTCCACAAGTCACATTTTATTACACAtgagagaattcatactggagagaaaccttacgaATGCAGTGACTGTGGGAAATCTTTCACAAAGAAGTCACAACTTCATGTACATCAGCAaattcacacaggagagaaaccctaCAGATGTGCTGAATGTGGAAAGGCTTTCACGGACAGATCAAATCTCTTTACACACCAGAAAATTCATACTGGCGAGAAACCCTATAAATGTGATGACTGTGGAAAAGCCTTCACTCGAAAGTCAGGCCTCCATATACATCAGCAGTCTCATACTGGAGAAAGACATTATGAGTGtagtgaatgtgggaaagcctttgcACGAAAATCAACACTCATTatgcatcagagaattcacacggGAGAAAAACCTTATATTTGTACTGAATGTGGGAAGTCATTCATCCAGAAGTCACATTTAAATCGACAtaggagaattcatactggagagaaaccctataaaTGCAGTGATTGTGGGAAGGCCTTTATTAAGAAGTCACAACTCCTTGAACATCACCGaattcacacaggagagaaaccttatatGTGTACTGAATGTGGAAAGGCCTTCTCTATCAGATCAAATCTTATTAAACACCAGAAAATTCATACTAAACAGAAACCTTATAAATCTAGTGACTTTAGGAAAGACTTTAACTGGAAAACACAATTCAGTGTACATCAGAAATCTAATACTGAGGGAGTAGAATGCCCGGTGCCACAATCATGGGGTAGGGATACAAAGTTGTGA
- the ZNF484 gene encoding zinc finger protein 484 isoform X4 yields MTKSLGSVSFKDISVDFSREEWQQLDLAQKSLYRDVMLENYFNLISVGCQVPKPEVIFNLEWGEEPFMWNDKTSSQSCLDQDIDFETSQQGISEDVSVWFEGIRLFPRDDLYSILEEFWQDDKQTRREKENQNKHLSPIIFTNKDILANKGNCDYNKDIGKKFHVNTNLVPSRKRLHNYNSFQKRLKPIVSLCNCNRNSATENFDKIIGYVNTFTHMNSHTEMNACEYNQCKKLLSKQALIQHQKHHTGEDFHLFSDCVKLSTHKTHLFAHQRIYTEEKHHECTKCEMIFTQKSQFAVPQVYTREKPYVGTESGKKFSNSNHEKTSHTEETDYKCSAHGKAFIKKLDLFRLQRIPTGGKNPYDYSECGKNVSHNSNLSIHKKAHTGKKHFECIECGKSFTRKSTLSMHQKIHTGEKPYVCTECGKAFIRKSHFITHERIHTGEKPYECNDCGKSFIKKSQLHVHQRIHTGENPFICSECGKIFTHRTNLIIHQKIHTGERPYICTECGKAFTDRSNLIKHQKIHTGEKPYKCSDCGKSFTWKSRLRIHQKCHTGERHYECNECGKAFIQKSTLSMHQRIHKGEKPYVCTECGKAFFHKSHFITHERIHTGEKPYECSDCGKSFTKKSQLHVHQQIHTGEKPYRCAECGKAFTDRSNLFTHQKIHTGEKPYKCDDCGKAFTRKSGLHIHQQSHTGERHYECSECGKAFARKSTLIMHQRIHTGEKPYICTECGKSFIQKSHLNRHRRIHTGEKPYKCSDCGKAFIKKSQLLEHHRIHTGEKPYMCTECGKAFSIRSNLIKHQKIHTKQKPYKSSDFRKDFNWKTQFSVHQKSNTEGVECPVPQSWGRDTKL; encoded by the exons CCAGAAGTCATTTTCAACTTGGAGTGGGGAGAAGAACCATTTATGTGGAATGACAAAACCTCAAGCCAGAGCTGTCTAG atcagGATATTGATTTTGAAACATCACAACAGGGAATATCTGAAGATGTTTCAGTCTGGTTTGAGGGAATACGTCTCTTCCCAAGAGATGACCTATATTCCATTTTAGAAGAATTTTGGCAAGATGATAAACAgacaagaagagaaaaggaaaaccagaaCAAACATTTAAGTCCTATCATCTTCACCAACAAGGATATACTAGCTAATAAGGGGAACTGTGACTATAATAAAGACATTGGGAAAAAATTTCATGTAAACACAAACCttgttccttcaagaaaaagaCTCCATAACTATAACTCATTTCAAAAGAGATTGAAGCCTATTGTAAGCTTATGTAATTGTAATAGAAACAGTGCAACAGAAAATTTTGATAAGATTATTGGATATGTTAATACTTTTACTCATATGAATTCTCATACAGAAATGAATGCTTGTGAATATAATCAATGTAAGAAACTTCTGAGTAAGCAAGCTCTCATTCAGCATCAAAAACATCATACTGGGGAGGACttccatttattttctgattgtGTAAAACTCTCCACCCATAAGACACACCTTTTTGCACATCAAAGGATTTATACTGAAGAGAAACATCATGAGTGCACCAAATGTGAGATGATCTTCACTCAGAAGTCCCAATTTGCTGTGCCTCAGGTTTATACAAGAGAAAAACCCTACGTAGGCACTGAATCTGGGAAGAAATTTTCCAACTCAAACCATGAGAAAACTTCTCATACTGAGGAGACTGACTATAAATGCAGTGCACATGGAAAAGCCTTTATCAAGAAGTTAGATCTGTTCAGACTCCAGAGAATTCCTACTGGAGGAAAAAACCCCTATGATTACAGTGAATGTGGAAAAAATGTCTCTCACAATTCAAATCTCAGTATACACAAAAAAGCTCATACTGGCAAGAAGCACTTTGAATGTATTGAGTGTGGAAAATCTTTCACAAGAAAATCAACACTAAGTATGCATCAGAAAATTCACACAGGAGAAAAACCATATGTATGTactgaatgtgggaaagcctttattCGAAAGTCACATTTTATTACACAtgagagaattcatactggagagaaaccttatgaatGCAATGACTGTGGGAAGTCCTTTATAAAGAAGTCACAACTCCATGTGCATCAGCGAATTCACACAGGGGAGAATCCCTTCATATGTTCAGAATGTGGGAAGATCTTCACTCACAGGACAAATCTCATTATACACCAGAAAATTCATACTGGTGAGAGACCCTATATATGTACtgaatgtgggaaggcctttaCTGACAGGTCAAATCTCATTAAACATCAaaaaattcatactggagagaaaccctataaaTGCAGTGACTGTGGGAAATCATTCACCTGGAAGTCACGGCTCAGGATACATCAGAAATGTCACACTGGAGAGAGACATtatgaatgtaatgaatgtgggaaagcATTTATTCAGAAGTCAACACTGAGTATGCACCAGAGAATTCATAAAGGAGAAAAACCCTATGTTTGCACtgaatgtgggaaggccttcTTCCACAAGTCACATTTTATTACACAtgagagaattcatactggagagaaaccttacgaATGCAGTGACTGTGGGAAATCTTTCACAAAGAAGTCACAACTTCATGTACATCAGCAaattcacacaggagagaaaccctaCAGATGTGCTGAATGTGGAAAGGCTTTCACGGACAGATCAAATCTCTTTACACACCAGAAAATTCATACTGGCGAGAAACCCTATAAATGTGATGACTGTGGAAAAGCCTTCACTCGAAAGTCAGGCCTCCATATACATCAGCAGTCTCATACTGGAGAAAGACATTATGAGTGtagtgaatgtgggaaagcctttgcACGAAAATCAACACTCATTatgcatcagagaattcacacggGAGAAAAACCTTATATTTGTACTGAATGTGGGAAGTCATTCATCCAGAAGTCACATTTAAATCGACAtaggagaattcatactggagagaaaccctataaaTGCAGTGATTGTGGGAAGGCCTTTATTAAGAAGTCACAACTCCTTGAACATCACCGaattcacacaggagagaaaccttatatGTGTACTGAATGTGGAAAGGCCTTCTCTATCAGATCAAATCTTATTAAACACCAGAAAATTCATACTAAACAGAAACCTTATAAATCTAGTGACTTTAGGAAAGACTTTAACTGGAAAACACAATTCAGTGTACATCAGAAATCTAATACTGAGGGAGTAGAATGCCCGGTGCCACAATCATGGGGTAGGGATACAAAGTTGTGA
- the ZNF484 gene encoding zinc finger protein 484 isoform X2 — protein MGEGLVDPEPLFEFAETYSKFPLTLYFKHGNGSVSFKDISVDFSREEWQQLDLAQKSLYRDVMLENYFNLISVGCQVPKPEVIFNLEWGEEPFMWNDKTSSQSCLDQDIDFETSQQGISEDVSVWFEGIRLFPRDDLYSILEEFWQDDKQTRREKENQNKHLSPIIFTNKDILANKGNCDYNKDIGKKFHVNTNLVPSRKRLHNYNSFQKRLKPIVSLCNCNRNSATENFDKIIGYVNTFTHMNSHTEMNACEYNQCKKLLSKQALIQHQKHHTGEDFHLFSDCVKLSTHKTHLFAHQRIYTEEKHHECTKCEMIFTQKSQFAVPQVYTREKPYVGTESGKKFSNSNHEKTSHTEETDYKCSAHGKAFIKKLDLFRLQRIPTGGKNPYDYSECGKNVSHNSNLSIHKKAHTGKKHFECIECGKSFTRKSTLSMHQKIHTGEKPYVCTECGKAFIRKSHFITHERIHTGEKPYECNDCGKSFIKKSQLHVHQRIHTGENPFICSECGKIFTHRTNLIIHQKIHTGERPYICTECGKAFTDRSNLIKHQKIHTGEKPYKCSDCGKSFTWKSRLRIHQKCHTGERHYECNECGKAFIQKSTLSMHQRIHKGEKPYVCTECGKAFFHKSHFITHERIHTGEKPYECSDCGKSFTKKSQLHVHQQIHTGEKPYRCAECGKAFTDRSNLFTHQKIHTGEKPYKCDDCGKAFTRKSGLHIHQQSHTGERHYECSECGKAFARKSTLIMHQRIHTGEKPYICTECGKSFIQKSHLNRHRRIHTGEKPYKCSDCGKAFIKKSQLLEHHRIHTGEKPYMCTECGKAFSIRSNLIKHQKIHTKQKPYKSSDFRKDFNWKTQFSVHQKSNTEGVECPVPQSWGRDTKL, from the exons CCAGAAGTCATTTTCAACTTGGAGTGGGGAGAAGAACCATTTATGTGGAATGACAAAACCTCAAGCCAGAGCTGTCTAG atcagGATATTGATTTTGAAACATCACAACAGGGAATATCTGAAGATGTTTCAGTCTGGTTTGAGGGAATACGTCTCTTCCCAAGAGATGACCTATATTCCATTTTAGAAGAATTTTGGCAAGATGATAAACAgacaagaagagaaaaggaaaaccagaaCAAACATTTAAGTCCTATCATCTTCACCAACAAGGATATACTAGCTAATAAGGGGAACTGTGACTATAATAAAGACATTGGGAAAAAATTTCATGTAAACACAAACCttgttccttcaagaaaaagaCTCCATAACTATAACTCATTTCAAAAGAGATTGAAGCCTATTGTAAGCTTATGTAATTGTAATAGAAACAGTGCAACAGAAAATTTTGATAAGATTATTGGATATGTTAATACTTTTACTCATATGAATTCTCATACAGAAATGAATGCTTGTGAATATAATCAATGTAAGAAACTTCTGAGTAAGCAAGCTCTCATTCAGCATCAAAAACATCATACTGGGGAGGACttccatttattttctgattgtGTAAAACTCTCCACCCATAAGACACACCTTTTTGCACATCAAAGGATTTATACTGAAGAGAAACATCATGAGTGCACCAAATGTGAGATGATCTTCACTCAGAAGTCCCAATTTGCTGTGCCTCAGGTTTATACAAGAGAAAAACCCTACGTAGGCACTGAATCTGGGAAGAAATTTTCCAACTCAAACCATGAGAAAACTTCTCATACTGAGGAGACTGACTATAAATGCAGTGCACATGGAAAAGCCTTTATCAAGAAGTTAGATCTGTTCAGACTCCAGAGAATTCCTACTGGAGGAAAAAACCCCTATGATTACAGTGAATGTGGAAAAAATGTCTCTCACAATTCAAATCTCAGTATACACAAAAAAGCTCATACTGGCAAGAAGCACTTTGAATGTATTGAGTGTGGAAAATCTTTCACAAGAAAATCAACACTAAGTATGCATCAGAAAATTCACACAGGAGAAAAACCATATGTATGTactgaatgtgggaaagcctttattCGAAAGTCACATTTTATTACACAtgagagaattcatactggagagaaaccttatgaatGCAATGACTGTGGGAAGTCCTTTATAAAGAAGTCACAACTCCATGTGCATCAGCGAATTCACACAGGGGAGAATCCCTTCATATGTTCAGAATGTGGGAAGATCTTCACTCACAGGACAAATCTCATTATACACCAGAAAATTCATACTGGTGAGAGACCCTATATATGTACtgaatgtgggaaggcctttaCTGACAGGTCAAATCTCATTAAACATCAaaaaattcatactggagagaaaccctataaaTGCAGTGACTGTGGGAAATCATTCACCTGGAAGTCACGGCTCAGGATACATCAGAAATGTCACACTGGAGAGAGACATtatgaatgtaatgaatgtgggaaagcATTTATTCAGAAGTCAACACTGAGTATGCACCAGAGAATTCATAAAGGAGAAAAACCCTATGTTTGCACtgaatgtgggaaggccttcTTCCACAAGTCACATTTTATTACACAtgagagaattcatactggagagaaaccttacgaATGCAGTGACTGTGGGAAATCTTTCACAAAGAAGTCACAACTTCATGTACATCAGCAaattcacacaggagagaaaccctaCAGATGTGCTGAATGTGGAAAGGCTTTCACGGACAGATCAAATCTCTTTACACACCAGAAAATTCATACTGGCGAGAAACCCTATAAATGTGATGACTGTGGAAAAGCCTTCACTCGAAAGTCAGGCCTCCATATACATCAGCAGTCTCATACTGGAGAAAGACATTATGAGTGtagtgaatgtgggaaagcctttgcACGAAAATCAACACTCATTatgcatcagagaattcacacggGAGAAAAACCTTATATTTGTACTGAATGTGGGAAGTCATTCATCCAGAAGTCACATTTAAATCGACAtaggagaattcatactggagagaaaccctataaaTGCAGTGATTGTGGGAAGGCCTTTATTAAGAAGTCACAACTCCTTGAACATCACCGaattcacacaggagagaaaccttatatGTGTACTGAATGTGGAAAGGCCTTCTCTATCAGATCAAATCTTATTAAACACCAGAAAATTCATACTAAACAGAAACCTTATAAATCTAGTGACTTTAGGAAAGACTTTAACTGGAAAACACAATTCAGTGTACATCAGAAATCTAATACTGAGGGAGTAGAATGCCCGGTGCCACAATCATGGGGTAGGGATACAAAGTTGTGA